One stretch of Paraburkholderia fungorum DNA includes these proteins:
- the hisD gene encoding histidinol dehydrogenase — protein sequence MSIKIRKLDSTAPDFHKSLHAVLAFEASEDEAIERSVAQILTDVKARGDAAVLEYTNRFDRLDAKSVGALELPMSELDAALESLEPKRRAALEAAAARVRGYHEKQKIECGSHSWQYTEADGTVLGQKVTPLDRAGIYVPGGKAAYPSSVLMNAIPARVAGVREIVMVVPTPDGVKNPLVLAAALLGGVDRVFTIGGAQAVAALAYGTETVPAVDKICGPGNAYVASAKRRVFGTVGIDMIAGPSEILVLCDGTTDPRWVAMDLFSQAEHDELAQSILLCPDDAFIARVHDAINELLPTMPRRDVIRQSLEDRGALIKVRDMAEACAIANEIAPEHLEISALEPHQWGQLIRHAGAIFLGRYTSESLGDYCAGPNHVLPTSRTARFSSPLGVYDFFKRSSVIQVSAEGAQTLGEIAAELAYGEGLQAHARSAEYRMRQNNNERG from the coding sequence ATGTCTATCAAGATTCGCAAGCTCGATTCCACCGCTCCCGACTTCCACAAGTCGCTGCACGCGGTGCTCGCGTTCGAGGCGAGCGAAGACGAAGCAATCGAGCGCTCGGTCGCGCAGATTCTGACCGACGTGAAGGCGCGCGGCGACGCGGCGGTGCTCGAATACACGAACCGCTTCGACCGGCTCGACGCGAAGAGCGTCGGCGCGCTCGAATTGCCGATGTCGGAACTGGACGCGGCGCTCGAAAGCCTGGAGCCGAAGCGCCGCGCGGCGCTCGAAGCGGCGGCGGCACGAGTGCGCGGCTATCACGAGAAGCAGAAGATCGAGTGCGGCAGCCATAGCTGGCAGTACACCGAGGCCGACGGCACGGTGCTGGGCCAGAAGGTCACGCCGCTGGATCGCGCGGGCATCTACGTGCCGGGCGGCAAGGCGGCGTATCCGTCGTCGGTGCTGATGAACGCGATTCCGGCGCGGGTGGCCGGCGTGCGTGAAATCGTCATGGTCGTGCCTACGCCGGACGGCGTGAAGAATCCGCTGGTGCTCGCTGCTGCGCTGCTGGGCGGCGTGGATCGCGTGTTCACGATCGGCGGCGCGCAGGCGGTGGCGGCGCTGGCCTACGGCACGGAAACCGTGCCGGCGGTCGACAAGATCTGCGGCCCCGGCAACGCGTATGTCGCGTCGGCGAAGCGTCGCGTGTTCGGCACGGTCGGCATCGACATGATCGCCGGACCGTCGGAAATTCTGGTGCTGTGCGACGGCACAACCGACCCGCGCTGGGTCGCGATGGACCTGTTCTCGCAGGCCGAGCACGACGAACTCGCGCAGTCCATCCTGCTGTGTCCGGACGACGCATTCATCGCCCGCGTCCACGACGCGATCAACGAATTGCTGCCGACCATGCCGCGCCGCGACGTGATCCGCCAGTCGCTCGAAGACCGGGGCGCGCTGATCAAGGTGCGCGACATGGCCGAAGCCTGCGCCATCGCCAACGAAATCGCGCCGGAACACCTCGAAATCTCGGCGCTGGAACCGCATCAGTGGGGTCAACTGATTCGCCATGCCGGCGCGATTTTCCTTGGCCGCTACACCAGTGAGAGCCTCGGCGACTATTGCGCAGGCCCGAATCACGTGCTGCCTACGTCGCGTACCGCACGGTTCTCGTCGCCACTGGGTGTCTATGATTTCTTCAAGCGCTCCAGTGTGATCCAAGTCAGCGCGGAAGGCGCGCAGACGCTCGGCGAGATCGCCGCCGAACTTGCCTACGGTGAAGGCTTGCAGGCGCACGCCCGCAGCGCCGAATACCGGATGCGGCAGAACAACAACGAACGCGGCTAA
- the hisG gene encoding ATP phosphoribosyltransferase: MSSMPQTSSSPAVNAPLTLALSKGRIFEETLPLLSAAGIEVTEDPETSRKLILPTTDANVRVIIVRATDVPTYVEYGAADFGVAGKDVLLEHGGGGLYQPVDLDIARCRMSVAVAAGFDYANAVRQGARLRVATKYVETAREHFAAKGVHVDLIKLYGSMELAPLVGLADAIVDLVSSGNTLRANNLVEVEEIMQISSRLVVNQAALKLKRAALRPILDAFERASQAG, translated from the coding sequence ATGAGTTCGATGCCGCAAACTTCGTCGTCGCCGGCGGTGAACGCACCGCTCACGCTGGCGTTGTCGAAAGGGCGTATCTTCGAAGAAACGTTGCCGCTGCTCTCCGCAGCCGGCATCGAAGTGACTGAAGATCCGGAAACCTCGCGCAAGCTGATTCTGCCGACTACCGACGCGAATGTGCGCGTGATCATCGTGCGCGCGACCGACGTGCCGACCTACGTCGAATACGGCGCAGCCGACTTCGGCGTGGCAGGCAAGGACGTGCTGCTCGAACATGGCGGCGGCGGTTTGTATCAGCCGGTCGACCTGGATATCGCGCGCTGCCGGATGTCGGTCGCGGTCGCGGCGGGTTTCGATTACGCGAACGCGGTGCGCCAGGGCGCGCGCCTGCGCGTGGCGACCAAGTACGTTGAAACCGCACGTGAGCATTTTGCCGCCAAGGGCGTTCACGTCGACCTGATCAAGCTGTACGGTTCGATGGAACTGGCACCGCTGGTCGGCCTCGCCGACGCGATCGTCGACCTGGTCAGCTCCGGCAATACCCTGCGTGCCAACAATCTTGTCGAGGTGGAGGAGATCATGCAGATTTCGTCGCGCCTCGTTGTGAACCAGGCGGCGCTGAAGCTCAAGCGCGCCGCATTGCGGCCGATTCTCGACGCGTTCGAACGCGCGTCGCAAGCCGGCTGA
- the murA gene encoding UDP-N-acetylglucosamine 1-carboxyvinyltransferase, which produces MDKLVIEGGYPLSGEVVVSGAKNAALPILCAALLSAEPVHLENVPDLQDVRTMLKLLGQMGVRIESGEGRVSLDASKVDNVVAPYEMVKTMRASILVLGPLVARFGHARVSLPGGCAIGARPVDQHIKGLQAMGAEITIEHGFIEARAKRLKGARIVTDMITVTGTENLLMAAVLADGETVIENAAREPEVSDLAHLLVSMGAKIEGIGTDRLVIQGVDKLHGAKHTVIPDRIEAGTFLCAVAAAGGDVTLRKVRPLILEAVTEKLREAGVTIDEGDDWMRVRMDKRPAAVTFRTSEYPAFPTDMQAQFMALNTIADGTSQVVETIFENRFMHVQELNRLGASITIDGNTALVNGVEKLSGAKVMATDLRASASLVIAALRAEGETLIDRIYHLDRGYDRMETKLNAIGAKVRRVSGSQA; this is translated from the coding sequence ATGGATAAACTCGTCATTGAAGGTGGCTACCCGCTGTCGGGTGAAGTCGTCGTCTCGGGTGCGAAGAACGCGGCGTTGCCGATCCTGTGCGCGGCGCTGCTCTCCGCGGAGCCGGTGCATCTGGAGAACGTGCCCGATCTGCAGGACGTTCGCACGATGCTCAAGCTGCTCGGCCAGATGGGCGTGAGGATCGAGAGCGGCGAAGGGCGGGTGTCGCTGGACGCGTCGAAGGTCGACAACGTCGTCGCGCCGTACGAGATGGTCAAGACCATGCGCGCGTCGATCCTCGTGCTCGGCCCGCTGGTCGCGCGCTTCGGTCACGCGCGGGTGTCGCTGCCGGGCGGCTGCGCAATCGGCGCACGTCCGGTGGATCAGCACATCAAGGGCCTTCAGGCGATGGGTGCCGAGATCACGATCGAGCACGGCTTCATCGAAGCGCGCGCGAAGCGTCTGAAGGGCGCGCGCATCGTCACCGACATGATCACCGTGACGGGCACTGAGAACCTGCTGATGGCGGCGGTGCTGGCCGATGGCGAGACGGTCATCGAGAACGCGGCGCGTGAGCCGGAAGTCAGCGATCTGGCGCATCTGCTGGTGTCGATGGGCGCGAAGATCGAAGGCATCGGCACGGATCGCCTCGTGATTCAGGGCGTCGACAAGCTGCACGGCGCGAAGCACACGGTCATTCCTGATCGCATCGAAGCCGGCACGTTCCTGTGCGCGGTGGCCGCAGCCGGTGGCGACGTCACGTTGCGCAAGGTGCGTCCGCTGATTCTCGAAGCCGTGACAGAAAAGCTGCGCGAAGCTGGCGTCACGATCGACGAAGGCGACGATTGGATGCGCGTGCGCATGGACAAGCGTCCGGCCGCCGTGACGTTCCGCACGTCCGAATACCCGGCGTTTCCGACCGACATGCAGGCGCAGTTCATGGCGCTGAACACGATCGCGGACGGCACCTCGCAGGTCGTCGAAACGATCTTCGAAAACCGCTTCATGCACGTGCAGGAACTGAATCGCCTCGGCGCAAGCATCACGATCGACGGCAATACCGCGCTCGTGAACGGCGTCGAGAAGCTGTCGGGCGCGAAGGTGATGGCGACCGATCTGCGCGCGTCCGCAAGCCTCGTGATCGCTGCGTTGCGCGCCGAAGGCGAGACGCTGATCGACCGTATCTATCATCTGGATCGCGGCTACGACCGGATGGAAACCAAGCTCAACGCAATCGGCGCGAAAGTGCGTCGCGTGTCCGGGAGCCAGGCATGA
- a CDS encoding BolA family protein — protein sequence MLPTPEQVKQYIAAGLACEHLQVEGDGQHFFATIVSPSFEGKRPIQRHQLVYAALGDRMREEIHALSMKTLTPAEWQNA from the coding sequence ATGTTGCCGACTCCAGAACAGGTCAAGCAATACATCGCCGCCGGACTCGCTTGCGAGCATCTTCAGGTTGAAGGCGATGGCCAGCATTTCTTCGCGACCATCGTGTCGCCGAGCTTCGAAGGCAAGCGCCCGATCCAGCGCCATCAACTCGTGTATGCGGCGCTCGGCGACCGCATGCGCGAAGAAATCCACGCGCTCAGCATGAAGACGCTGACGCCCGCCGAATGGCAGAACGCGTAA
- a CDS encoding ABC transporter permease: MSGFRTLFYKELLRFWKVAFQTVLAPVITALLYLTIFGHALRGHVQVYPGVEYTSFLIPGLVMMSVLQNAFANSSSSLIQSKITGNLVFVLLPPLSHYEMFAAYVLAAVARGLAVGFGVFIVTIWFIPVSFTAPLYIILFAIFGAAILGTLGLIAGIWAEKFDQLAAFQNFLIMPLTFLSGVFYSTHTLPPVWREVSRLNPFFYMIDGFRYGFFGMSDINPLVSLAIVAGFFVVLAAIAMRMLATGYKLRH, encoded by the coding sequence ATGAGCGGTTTTCGTACGCTGTTTTACAAGGAACTGCTGCGGTTCTGGAAGGTGGCGTTCCAGACCGTGCTCGCGCCGGTCATCACCGCGCTGCTGTATCTGACCATCTTCGGCCATGCGTTGCGCGGCCATGTGCAGGTGTATCCGGGTGTCGAATACACGAGCTTCCTGATCCCCGGTCTCGTGATGATGAGCGTGTTGCAGAACGCGTTCGCCAACAGTTCGTCGTCGCTGATCCAGTCGAAGATCACCGGCAACCTGGTGTTCGTGCTGCTGCCGCCGCTGTCGCACTACGAGATGTTCGCCGCTTACGTGCTCGCCGCGGTCGCGCGCGGGCTCGCGGTCGGTTTCGGCGTGTTCATCGTGACGATCTGGTTCATTCCGGTCAGCTTCACCGCGCCGCTTTACATCATTCTGTTCGCGATTTTCGGCGCGGCGATTCTTGGCACGCTCGGCCTCATCGCCGGTATCTGGGCCGAGAAGTTCGATCAGCTGGCCGCGTTCCAGAACTTTCTGATCATGCCGCTCACGTTCCTGTCGGGCGTGTTCTATTCCACGCACACGCTGCCGCCGGTCTGGCGCGAAGTGTCGCGGCTCAATCCTTTTTTCTACATGATCGACGGCTTTCGCTACGGTTTCTTCGGGATGTCGGATATCAATCCGCTCGTGAGCCTTGCGATCGTCGCCGGTTTCTTTGTGGTGCTGGCCGCGATCGCGATGCGCATGCTCGCGACCGGCTACAAACTGCGCCACTGA
- a CDS encoding ABC transporter ATP-binding protein → MSAIEIRNVKKRYKDLQALKGVSLTVEEGEFFGLLGPNGAGKTTLISILAGLARADEGSIAVRGHDVVTDFRDARRSLGVVPQELVFDPFFTVRETLRIQSGYYGLRNNDAWIDEIMANLDLTDKADANMRALSGGMKRRVLVAQALVHRPPVIVLDEPTAGVDVELRQTLWKFISRLNREGHTIVLTTHYLEEAESLCDRIAMLRRGEVVALERTNALLQRFAGMQLFVRFAQGVLPAELRPLEVESGAGNGNGRQHLLRLSSYDEVETILAQCRAAGCTFEEIEVRKADLEDVFVQVMNGPEVIEGLA, encoded by the coding sequence ATGTCAGCCATAGAAATTCGTAACGTCAAGAAGCGCTACAAGGACTTGCAGGCGCTCAAGGGCGTCAGCCTCACGGTCGAAGAAGGCGAGTTCTTCGGACTGCTCGGTCCGAACGGCGCGGGTAAGACGACGCTCATCAGCATCCTCGCCGGTCTCGCGCGCGCCGATGAAGGCAGCATCGCGGTCCGTGGCCACGACGTGGTGACCGACTTCCGCGACGCGCGCCGCTCGCTCGGCGTGGTGCCGCAGGAGCTCGTATTCGATCCGTTCTTCACCGTCCGCGAGACGTTGCGCATTCAGTCCGGCTACTACGGGCTGCGCAACAACGACGCGTGGATCGACGAGATCATGGCCAATCTCGATCTCACCGATAAAGCCGACGCCAACATGCGCGCGCTGTCGGGCGGCATGAAGCGCCGCGTGCTGGTCGCGCAGGCGCTGGTGCATCGTCCGCCGGTCATCGTGCTCGACGAGCCGACCGCGGGCGTCGACGTCGAGTTGCGTCAAACGCTGTGGAAATTCATCTCGCGCCTGAATCGCGAAGGTCACACGATTGTGCTGACCACGCACTATCTGGAAGAAGCCGAGTCGCTGTGCGATCGCATTGCGATGCTGCGGCGCGGCGAGGTGGTCGCGCTCGAACGCACCAACGCGCTGTTGCAGCGCTTTGCCGGCATGCAACTGTTCGTGCGTTTCGCACAGGGCGTGCTGCCCGCCGAGTTGCGCCCGCTCGAAGTGGAAAGCGGCGCGGGTAACGGCAATGGCCGTCAGCATCTGCTGCGTCTGTCGAGCTACGACGAAGTCGAGACGATTCTCGCGCAGTGCCGCGCAGCGGGCTGTACGTTCGAAGAAATCGAGGTCCGCAAGGCCGACCTCGAAGATGTGTTCGTTCAGGTGATGAACGGTCCGGAAGTGATCGAGGGGCTTGCATGA
- a CDS encoding STAS domain-containing protein: MSEVLSPVANRFESGATLTHESAKAALAAGLQRIAAGANGVDCAPLAQFDSSALAVLLAWERAAQARGIKFEIVNLPAGLASLAQAYGVDTLLSSSRH, from the coding sequence GTGAGCGAAGTGCTGAGCCCCGTCGCGAACCGCTTCGAAAGCGGCGCGACGCTCACCCACGAGAGCGCGAAAGCCGCGCTCGCGGCGGGTTTGCAACGTATCGCGGCAGGCGCGAACGGCGTGGATTGCGCGCCGCTCGCGCAATTCGATTCGTCCGCGCTGGCGGTTCTGCTCGCGTGGGAACGCGCTGCCCAGGCACGCGGTATCAAGTTTGAGATTGTGAATCTGCCGGCTGGTCTCGCCAGTCTCGCGCAAGCCTACGGCGTCGATACGCTTCTGTCATCGTCCCGACATTGA
- a CDS encoding MlaC/ttg2D family ABC transporter substrate-binding protein: MKKFFLIPLFAALFSFVSGGASAQTVDSNSPDGMIKTVTQQVIDAVRSDKSIQQGDISHITKLVNEKILPYTDFRRTTQLAMGRNWRSATPAQQDQVVEQFKMLLIRTYSGALAQVRDQQIQYKPFRMNPDDTDTVVRSVVMNNGSPIELDYRLYKTPQGWRVYDINVLGAWLIQAYQQQFNEQIQQKGVDGLIAFLTQRNQQLAAGKQS, encoded by the coding sequence ATGAAAAAATTCTTCCTGATTCCGCTGTTTGCTGCGTTGTTCTCGTTTGTCAGTGGCGGTGCATCGGCACAAACTGTCGACAGCAATTCGCCTGACGGTATGATCAAGACCGTCACCCAACAGGTGATCGACGCGGTTCGCAGCGATAAGTCGATCCAGCAGGGCGACATCTCGCACATCACCAAACTCGTCAACGAAAAGATCCTGCCGTACACCGATTTCCGCCGCACCACGCAACTGGCGATGGGCCGTAACTGGCGCAGCGCCACGCCGGCGCAGCAGGACCAGGTCGTCGAACAGTTCAAGATGCTGCTGATCCGCACTTACTCGGGCGCGCTCGCTCAGGTGCGCGACCAGCAGATCCAGTACAAGCCGTTCCGCATGAATCCGGACGACACCGACACTGTGGTGCGCTCGGTCGTGATGAACAACGGCTCGCCGATCGAACTCGACTACCGTCTGTACAAGACGCCGCAAGGCTGGCGCGTGTATGACATCAACGTGCTCGGCGCATGGCTGATTCAGGCGTATCAGCAACAGTTCAACGAACAGATCCAGCAGAAGGGCGTGGACGGACTGATCGCGTTCCTGACGCAGCGTAACCAGCAACTCGCCGCAGGCAAGCAGTCGTGA
- a CDS encoding MlaA family lipoprotein — translation MLTTRIGGARAFRLGKVAIAAALLAGCTTVQTPTKGDPLEGLNRTIFTVNDKVDQYALKPVAKGYVWLTPQPVRDSVTNFFSNIGDVYIAANNLLQLKITDGVEDIMRIVINTVFGVGGLFDVATLAKLPKHDNDLGLTLGHYGVPAGPYLVLPLFGPSTVRDAVGSIGNYYVNPLSYIHPDGLSWALYGVNIVNTRANLLNASDVLEGAALDKYSFVRNAYLQRRQYLLSNGSRNPQSQALPNYDDEAPLPKYDDVDGGAAGAPAAAAAGTAGAAAKPAPASGAVTGAPETGSNAQAPEAVSGSAETPPLDLNGGPETTQIPAGQLVPPQRFNFPSFKLR, via the coding sequence ATGCTGACCACACGTATCGGGGGCGCGCGCGCCTTTCGGCTGGGCAAAGTGGCGATAGCCGCGGCGCTGCTTGCCGGCTGCACGACAGTGCAGACGCCGACCAAGGGCGATCCGTTAGAAGGCCTTAACCGCACCATTTTCACGGTCAACGACAAGGTCGACCAGTACGCGCTGAAGCCGGTCGCCAAAGGCTACGTGTGGCTCACGCCGCAGCCGGTGCGCGACAGCGTGACGAACTTCTTCTCGAACATCGGCGACGTCTACATCGCGGCGAACAACCTGCTGCAGTTGAAGATCACCGACGGTGTCGAAGACATCATGCGGATCGTGATCAACACGGTGTTCGGTGTTGGCGGTCTGTTCGACGTGGCGACGCTGGCCAAGCTGCCCAAGCACGACAACGACCTCGGCCTGACGCTCGGTCATTACGGCGTGCCGGCGGGTCCTTACCTGGTGCTGCCGCTGTTCGGACCGAGTACCGTCCGCGATGCCGTGGGTTCGATCGGCAATTACTATGTGAATCCGCTGAGCTACATCCACCCGGACGGGCTGAGCTGGGCACTGTACGGCGTGAATATCGTCAATACGCGCGCGAATCTGCTGAACGCGAGCGACGTGCTGGAAGGCGCGGCGCTCGACAAATATTCGTTCGTGCGTAATGCGTATCTGCAGCGTCGCCAGTATCTGCTGTCCAACGGCAGCCGGAACCCGCAATCGCAGGCGCTGCCGAACTACGACGACGAAGCGCCTCTGCCCAAGTACGACGACGTCGACGGCGGCGCAGCCGGCGCACCGGCCGCTGCGGCGGCGGGCACGGCGGGTGCTGCAGCAAAGCCGGCTCCGGCATCGGGCGCGGTGACTGGCGCGCCTGAAACCGGCAGCAATGCGCAGGCTCCGGAAGCCGTGTCCGGCAGCGCGGAAACGCCGCCGCTCGACCTGAACGGCGGCCCCGAAACGACGCAGATTCCGGCCGGCCAGCTGGTTCCGCCGCAGCGTTTCAACTTTCCGTCATTCAAATTGCGCTAA
- the mlaD gene encoding outer membrane lipid asymmetry maintenance protein MlaD — MKKTALDFWVGLFVVLGFVALLFLALKAGNMSSLSFQATYPVKLKFDNIGGLKARAPVKSAGVTVGRVASIGFDSNAYQAVVTIDLDKQYQFPKDTSAKILTSGLLGEQYIGLEPGGDTEMLKAGDTISMTQSAIVLENLIGQFLYSKAADSGASKPGASAPAPAAPAPAPGLPASGAAGQ; from the coding sequence ATGAAAAAGACTGCTCTCGACTTCTGGGTCGGCCTGTTCGTGGTGCTGGGTTTCGTGGCGTTGCTGTTTCTCGCGCTGAAGGCCGGCAACATGAGCTCGTTGTCTTTCCAGGCAACGTATCCGGTCAAACTCAAGTTCGACAATATCGGCGGACTCAAGGCGCGCGCGCCTGTGAAGAGTGCGGGCGTGACGGTCGGCCGGGTCGCGTCGATCGGCTTCGACAGCAATGCGTACCAGGCCGTTGTCACGATCGATCTCGACAAGCAATATCAGTTTCCGAAGGACACGTCCGCGAAGATCCTGACGTCGGGTCTGCTCGGCGAGCAATACATCGGGCTCGAACCCGGTGGCGACACCGAAATGCTTAAAGCGGGCGACACGATCTCGATGACGCAATCGGCCATCGTGCTGGAAAATCTGATTGGACAGTTTCTGTATAGCAAGGCCGCGGATTCGGGTGCATCGAAACCTGGTGCGTCGGCGCCCGCGCCGGCCGCTCCGGCTCCGGCGCCGGGTCTGCCTGCTTCCGGCGCCGCCGGCCAATAA
- the mlaE gene encoding lipid asymmetry maintenance ABC transporter permease subunit MlaE translates to MISAIGRSVIGGLGTAGYATRFFLRLLLEFFPLLRRPRLVTKQIHFVGNYSLVIIAVSGLFVGFVLGLQGYYTLNRYGSEQALGLLVALSLVRELGPVVTALLFAGRAGTSLTAEIGLMKAGEQLTAMEMMAVDPVKVVVAPRLWAGIISMPILAAIFSAVGVFGGYVVGVLLIGVDSGAFWSQMQGGVDVWRDVGAGVIKSVVFGLAVTFVALFQGYEAKPTPEGVSRATTKTVVYASLAVLGLDFLLTALMFS, encoded by the coding sequence ATGATCAGTGCGATCGGTCGCTCGGTGATCGGCGGGCTGGGCACGGCCGGCTATGCCACGCGGTTTTTCCTGCGGCTGCTGCTCGAATTTTTCCCGTTGCTGCGCCGTCCGCGTCTTGTCACGAAGCAGATCCACTTCGTAGGTAATTATTCGCTGGTGATCATTGCCGTGTCGGGGCTGTTCGTCGGTTTCGTGCTCGGCTTGCAAGGCTATTACACGCTGAACCGCTACGGCTCCGAGCAGGCGCTGGGGCTGCTGGTCGCGCTGTCGCTGGTGCGCGAACTCGGGCCGGTGGTGACCGCGCTGCTGTTCGCCGGCCGCGCGGGCACGTCGCTGACGGCGGAAATCGGCTTGATGAAGGCAGGCGAGCAACTCACGGCAATGGAAATGATGGCCGTCGACCCGGTCAAGGTCGTGGTCGCGCCGCGCCTGTGGGCGGGCATTATCTCGATGCCGATCCTCGCCGCGATCTTCAGCGCGGTCGGCGTGTTCGGCGGCTATGTGGTGGGCGTGCTGCTGATCGGCGTGGATTCAGGCGCGTTCTGGTCGCAAATGCAAGGCGGCGTCGACGTGTGGCGCGACGTGGGCGCGGGGGTCATCAAGAGTGTGGTGTTCGGCCTCGCGGTGACGTTCGTTGCGCTGTTTCAAGGCTACGAAGCCAAGCCGACACCGGAAGGCGTGTCGCGTGCCACGACGAAAACCGTCGTGTACGCGTCGCTCGCGGTGCTCGGGCTCGATTTTCTGCTGACTGCATTGATGTTCAGCTAA
- a CDS encoding ABC transporter ATP-binding protein — MSSSPETLLELRDVDFGYADRLVLSNLNLRFRRGQVVAVMGGSGCGKTTVLRLIGGLVRAQRGQILFQGQDIGRQTRDGLYALRRKMGMLFQFGALFTDMSVFENVAFALREHTDLPEDLLRDLVLMKLNAVGLRGARDLLPSEISGGMARRVALARAIALDPELMMYDEPFAGLDPISLGITANLIRALNQALGATSILVTHDVPESFAIADYVYFLANGGVHAEGTPAELRASTDPTVRQFIDGAPDGPFKFHYPSKTPLAADFGIGGGQS, encoded by the coding sequence GTGTCTTCCTCCCCCGAGACCTTACTCGAGCTGCGCGACGTCGACTTCGGCTATGCCGACCGGCTCGTCCTGTCGAACCTGAATCTGCGCTTCAGGCGCGGCCAGGTCGTCGCGGTCATGGGCGGCTCGGGGTGCGGCAAGACCACGGTGCTGCGCCTGATCGGCGGTCTGGTGCGCGCGCAGCGTGGCCAGATCCTGTTTCAGGGCCAGGACATCGGCCGGCAAACGCGTGACGGCCTGTACGCGTTGCGCCGCAAGATGGGCATGCTGTTCCAGTTCGGCGCGCTGTTCACCGATATGTCGGTGTTCGAAAACGTCGCCTTCGCATTGCGCGAACACACCGATCTTCCCGAAGATCTGCTGCGCGACCTCGTGCTGATGAAGCTCAACGCGGTCGGTCTGCGTGGCGCGCGCGATCTGCTGCCGTCGGAGATTTCGGGCGGCATGGCGCGGCGTGTCGCACTGGCGCGCGCCATCGCGCTCGATCCCGAGCTGATGATGTACGACGAGCCGTTCGCCGGTCTCGATCCCATCTCGCTCGGCATTACCGCGAACCTGATTCGTGCGCTGAATCAGGCACTTGGCGCAACGTCGATCCTGGTTACGCACGACGTGCCGGAATCGTTCGCGATCGCCGACTACGTCTACTTTCTCGCCAACGGCGGCGTTCACGCTGAAGGCACGCCCGCCGAACTGCGCGCGTCGACCGATCCGACGGTGCGGCAATTCATCGACGGCGCGCCCGACGGCCCGTTCAAATTCCATTACCCGAGCAAGACGCCGCTGGCGGCGGACTTCGGCATCGGCGGAGGTCAGTCATGA